CATGATCTCCACCGCCGGCACCCTCCCCTTGCCGTCCAGCCGTGGCAGCAGCCGTTGGGAAATGACCGCCCGCAGGTTCAGGGAGAGATCCAACAGCAACTGCTCCCGCCTTTCCTTGGGGAAGAAGCTGAGAATGCGGTCCAGGGTCTGGTTGGCGTTGTTGGCGTGGATGGTGGAGAAGCAGAGGTGGCCGGTTTCCGCGTAGGTCATGGCGTACTGCATGGTGTCCCGGTCCCGGATCTCGCCGATCATGATCACGTCCGGGGCCTGGCGCAGGGTGTTCTTCAGGGCGGATTCCCAGCTCTCGGTATCCATGCCCACTTCCCGCTGGGTGATGATGCTCTTGCCGTGCTCGTGCACGTATTCGATGGGGTCTTCCACCGAGACGATGTGGTCCTGGGAGTGCTGGTTGCGATAGCCCACCATGGCCGCCAGGGTGGTGGACTTGCCCGAACCCGTGGCCCCCGTGACGATGACCAGGCCCCTGGGCATCATGGTGATGTCCCGCAGGTTCATGGGCAAATGCAGTTCTTCCAGCATGGGGATTTGCGTGTTGATGTGGCGCAGCACCACGCCCACCCGGGTCTGCTGCATGAAGACGTTCACCCGGAAACGGCCCACGTCACCCACATGGATGGCGAAGTTGCATTCATGGGTGGCATCGAAATCCTTCTGCTGCCGCTCTGTCATCAGGGCCTTGGACAACAGCAAGGTATCCGTGGGAGTGAAGGTCTGCTTGGAGATGGGCGTCACCTTCCCGTTCAGCTTGATGGCCGGAGGGAATCCCGCCGTCAGGAACAGGTCGGACGCCTTGCGCGCCACCATGAAACGCAGCCACTCGTGAACATTCTCAAGGGTATTCATACGGACCCCACGCCTAGAAGAACGCGTCCTTGTTGACGGCCACCGCCCGGGCATCCTGGGCCGAGATAACGTTGCGCCGCACCAGTTCCGTCAAGCCCTGGTCCAGGGTCTGCATGCCCAGGTTCTGCCCGGTCTGGATGGAGGAATACATCTGGGCGATCTTGTTTTCCCGGATGAGGTTTCGGATGGCGGGGGTGCCGATCATGATCTCGTGCACTGCCACCCGACCGCTGCCGTCCTTGCGTTTGAGCAGGGTCTGGGAAATGACCGCCCGGATGGATTCGGACAGCATGGAGCGCACCATTTCCTTTTCCGCCGCCGGAAACACGTCCACCACCCGGTCGATGGTCTTGGCGGCCGACGAGGTGTGCAGAGTGCCGAACACCAGGTGGCCGGTCTCGGCCGCCGTGAGGGCCAGGCGGATGGTTTCCAGGTCCCGCATCTCGCCCACCAGGATCACGTCCGGATCCTCCCGCAGGGCGGAGCGCAGGGCCTGGGCGAAGCCGTGGGTATGGGGGCCCACCTCCCGCTGGTTGATCAGGCACTTCTTGCTCTTGTGCACGAATTCGATGGGGTCCTCGATGGTGAGGATGTGGCTGAACTGGTTCTCGTTGACGTAGTCCACCATGGCCGCCAGGGTGGTGGACTTGCCGGAGCCCGTGGGGCCGGTGACGATGACCAGACCCCGGGGGTTTTCGGAGATTTCCTTGAAGATCCTGGGCGCCTCCAGTTCCTCCAGGGTGAGCACCACGCTGGGAATGGTCCGGAACACGGCACCTGCGCCCCGTTCCTGGTTGAAAGCGTTCACCCGGAACCGGGCCACGTCCCTCAGTTCGAAGGAGAAGTCCACCTCCAGGAACTCCTCGTACACCTTGCGCTGGGCATCGCTCATGATGTCGTACACCATGGCGCGCACTTCCTGGTTGGAAAGCGCGGGCACGTTGATGCGACGGATATCGCCGTGCACCCGGATCATGGGAGGCAGGCCCGCGGAGAGGTGCAAATCGGACGCTTTGTTCTTGACCGAGAAGGCAAGAAGCTCGGAAATTTCCATTATAATTCCCTGACTTACGTGATTTTGTAGGGAGTTCAGCCCATTATGGGCGCAATCGCCGCCGCCTTGCAAGCTTGCCAGAACCGCATATCGGGCGCGTGCAGGCAGGCCGCCAGGGATGCATCCTGCGCGACTCTGCTGGCGGTTAGCAAGACCTTTCCCGCAACGGCCATCCGGGAGGCCTGGGATGCGGGCCAGCGCTGCTTTGGCGAGAGCTACGTGCAGGAAGCCGTGGGCAAGATGGACAATCTGGCCGACCTGTCCATCGAATGGCATTTCATCGGGCCCCTGCAAAGCAACAAGACCCGCCCAGTGGCGGAGCGTTTCCAGTGGGTTCATGGCGTGGAAAGCCTGAAAATCGCCCGGCGTCTCTCGGAGCAGCGACCAGGGCACCAGCCCCCCCTGCAGGCCTGCATCCAGGTGAACGTCAGCGGCGAGGCCAGCAAGCACGGCGTGCCCCCCCGGGGGGCCCTGGACCTGGCCCGGCAGGTGGCAGGCTTGCAGAACCTTCGCCTGCGGGGCTTCATGGCGATTCCGGAACCTTCGCCCGATCCGGCTGTACAACATGCCAGGTTCCGGTGCCTGGCGGACCTGCTGGCCCAGGCCCGTGGGGCAGGACTGGAACTGGACACCCTCTCCATGGGCATGTCCGCCGACCTGGAAACGGCCATCGCCGAGGGGTCCACCCTGGTGCGAGTGGGCACGGCCATTTTCGGCACGCGTCAATATACAAAGGATGCAGCAACATGAAACTTGGATTCATAGGCGGCGGCAACATGGCAGCCGCCATCGTGGGCGGCCTGCTGCGCAAAGGCTTCATGGCCAGCGACATTACCGTGGCCGAGCCCATCGCCGGGCGGCGGGCCTGGTTGATCCGGGAATTCGGCATCGGGGTCGAGGAAAGCGCGGCAGCGTGCCTGGATGCCGACGTCATCGTCCTCGCGGTGAAACCCCAGCAACTCAAGGAAGCACTGACCGTCCTGCCCACCCTGCAAGCGCGCCAACTGGTGCTTTCCGTGGCTGCAGGCGTGCGTGCGGCGGACATCAGCCGCTGGCTCAAGGGCCACGCCGCCGTGGCCCGGGCCATGCCAAACACCCCGGCTCTGGTGGGGGAAGGGGCCACGGGGCTGTTTGGCCTCCCCGGCACGAGCGCCGCTCAGCGGGACTGGGCCAGCCAGGTCATGGAGGCCGTGGGCATGGTGGTCTGGGTGGAGGAAGAATCCCAGATCGACGCCGTCACGGCCCTTTCTGGCAGCGGCCCCGCCTATGTGTTCTATTTCATCGAGGCCCTGGAACAAGCGGGCATCGAACTTGGCCTGACACCCCAGGTGGCCCGCCAACTGACGCTGCAGACCTTCCTGGGGGCAGCCACTTTGGCCGTGCAGGATCCGGCAGCCCCGGCGGAGCTCCGGGCCCGGGTCACCTCCAAGGGTGGCACCACCGAACGGGGCATCCAGGCCCTGGTGGAGGGAGGGGTCCACGCCGCCATACTCCAGGCCGCCCGGGCGGCGGCGGAACGTGCCCGGGAGATGGGCGACCAGCTGGGGAACTCTCAAGAAAACGAAGGGCAGTCCCAAGTTTTCTTGTCCCCCTCGGGGGGCGGGCCGGGCGCATCTCTGACCTGGGGGCGAACTTGATGCTGACGGATGCCTTGCAGTTTTTGATCCGCACCGGCCTGGACCTGTTGGCCTGCGCCTTCTTCCTGCGCTTCTGGATGCAATGGGCCCGGGTACCCGTGCATAACCCCTTCTCCCAATTCCTGATGAAAGTGACGGATTTCGCCGTGCGCCCGTTACGGCGGGCGGTGCCGGGATTCTTTGGCATGGACTGGGCCAGCCTGCTGCTGCTGCTGGTTACCAAAATCCTGGCCGTGGTGGCCATCCACTGGCTCATGAGCTACCCCTTCGCCGCCGCGGGCACCAAGGTGGTGCCCGGGTTCCTGGCTCTTGGCCTGGTGGCGTCATTGCGTCTAGGCCTCTACGTACTCATGGGGCTCATCGTCCTTCAGGCCATCCTCTCCTGGGTGAACCCCTTCTCGCCCCACGCCCCCGTGTTCTACGCCCTGTCCCGCCCCGTACTGGCCCCCTTCCAGAGGCTCATCCCCCCCATAGGAGGCGTGGACTTGACGCCCCTGGCCGCCCTCATCGCCATCCAGTTGCTCCTTGTGGCGCCCGTGGCCACGCTGGAACGCCTGGCCCGTGCCCTGGTGTGGTGATTCCCTGCCTGCGCGCCACGCCTCAGGGCACGGAAATCACCGTGCACATTCAGCCCGGAGCCGCCCATGGCGAGGTCGTGGGCCTGCACGGCGATGCCCTGAAGGTGAGGATACCCGCTCGCGCAGTGGAAGGCGCCGCCAATGCCGCACTGCTGAAATTCATCGCCGGGACCCTTGGCGTTCCGCTACGGGAGGTTAAAATCCTTCGCGGTGACAAATCCCGCCGGAAAGTATTGGAAACTCCATTGCCGGTGGATGCTGTAGCAGCAATTTTGACTGGACGACTGTGAAAGTCAGGGTGGGAGAGAGTTCATGAATTTCGGGCTGGAAAGCGGGATCTCCCGGTATAAGAACCGGCGCGACCGTCTCGTCAAGATCATCAGCGACTTCAAGGACTGGATCGAAAGCCACACCGAGTTTGAACCCGACCTGTTGCTGCGCATCTTCGACCTGAGCGAGAACCTGAAGCGGGACCGGCTGATGCTGGCCTTCGTGGCGGAATTCAGCCGGGGCAAGACGGAACTCATCAATGCCCTGTTCTTCTCCGACTTCAAGCAGCGCCTGCTGCCTTCGGACGCTGGTCGCACCACCATGTGTCCCACGGAGATCTATTACGAGCCGGGCACCGAACCCTACATCCGTCTGCTGCCCATCGAGACCCGCTTCCGGGACGACAGCATCACGGCCCTGAAGCGGCTGCCGGTGGAGTGGAACACCGTCAAGCTGGACGTGACGGACCCCAATGCCATGACCTCCGCCCTGCGCAAGCTGGCCGAGACAAAGGTGGTGTTCAAGGTGGAGGCCCGGGCCCTGGGGCTTTGGGACGAGAACGACCCCAACCTGTCCTACATGGTGAAGGACCAGGACCGGGTGGAAATCCCCGCCTGGCGCTACGCCATGATCAACTACCCCCACCCCTTGCTGGAATCCGGCCTGGCCATCCTGGACACCCCGGGCCTGAACGCCATGGGCGCGGAACCGGAACTGACCCTGTCCGCCATCCCCAATGCCCACGCCCTGCTGTTCCTGCTGGCCACGGACACGGGGGTGACCCAGTCGGACTACGAGATCTGGAACAAGCTGGTGTCCAAGCACGCTGGCCAGCACTACGCGGTGCTGAACAAGATCGACATGCTCTGGGACGACCTCAAGAGCCCCGAGGACATCGGCCGCACCATACAGCGTCAGATCGAATCCACAGCCACCCAGCTGAACATCTCCCCCTCCAGCGTGCTGGCCATATCTGCCCAGAAGGCCCTGGTGGGCAAGGTGCGCGGCGACGACGATCTGCTCAAGCGTTCAGGCATCCAGGCCCTGGAAGTGCTGCTGGCCCGGGAGATCATCCCCTCCCGGGAAAAGATCATGCGCGAGTCGGTGATCAGGGAGATGGGCCCCCTCATCAACGAGGCACGGGAAACGGCCTACCACCGCCTCATGACCGCCCACCAGAGCCTGCAAGACCTGCAGGCCCTGTCCGGCAAGAACCAGCAGATCATCGGTCAGCTGCGGGAGAAGATGCTGGCGGACAAGCAGAACTATGACGTGACCATGCGCAACTTCAACGTCACGCGCAAGATCATCGGCGAGCAGGGCCAGGAGCTCCTCACCCACCTGGAAGAGCAGCGCCTGGAAAAGATCATCGAGGAGTCCATGCTGACCATCAGCGGCAGCTGGACCACCGCCAGCCTGATCAAGGGCATGCAGACCCTGATCCAGCGCATGGGCGCGGAATTCGATTTCGCCAACAAGCAGTGCGCCGCCATCACCCAGCTGCTCAACACGGCCTACCATCGCTTCCACGAAGTCCATGGTCTGGAGGAGGCGGTGCCGCCTCTGCTGAAACTGAACCGCTACCGCGCCCGACTGGACGAATTGATGGTGAGCACGGAGGAATTCTGCGCCGACCCCCTCAACATCATGCTGGAAAAGCGATTCATGATTAAGAAGTTCTACATCGCCCTGGTGGCTCAGGCCCGCCTGGTGTTCCAGCAGGTGCAGATCGAGACGGAAACCTGGCTGCGCCTCACCCTGGACCCCATCGTGGCCCGCATCCATGAGCACAAGTCCCAACTGGAGCGCCGCCTGGAGAACCTCAACAAGGTGCACGCCAACCTGGGTTCCCTGCAGGAGCGCAGCGCCCTGGTGAACAACGAGATCATCAAGCTGCGACACCAGCTGGAATCCATCGAGGCCATCGTCAAGGAATTCTCCATCCTCACCGGCCTGCCGGTTCGCCCCCTGGAGCAGCTGGGCACGCCCGCCCCCGTCAAGGCAGCCTGATTCCCGGGCTTACCCGCCCTAGAGCAGGATGATGTCGTACTGCTCCTGGGTGAACAGGCTTTCCACCTGCAGCGAAATCGGCTTGCCGATGAAGTCAGACAGCTGGGCCAGGCTTTGGGACTCCTCGTCCAGAAACAGGTCGATCACGGCCTGGGAGGCCAGGATGCGGTACTCCTTGGCGTTGAACTGGCGAGCCTCCCGGATCAGGCCCCGCAGGATCTCGTAGCAGGTGGTCTGGGCGGTCTTGATCTGGCCCCGGCCCTGGCAGGTGGGGCAGGCCTCGCACAGCACGTGGCTCAGGCTTTCACGGGTACGTTTACGGGTCATCTCCACCAGGCCCAGAGAGGTAAACCCGTTGATGGTCATGCGAGTGCGGTCCCGGGCCAGGGCCTTGGTCAGTTCCCCCAGCACGGCCTCCTTGTGTTCCGCGCTGTCCATGTCGATGAAGTCCAGGATGATGATGCCGCCCAGGTTGCGCAGGCGCAGCTGGCGGGCGATGGCCTGGGCCGCCTCCAGGTTGGTCTTGAAGATGGTCTCGTCGAAACTGCGCCCGGAGACGAAGCCGCCGGTGTTCACGTCGATGGTGGTCAGGGCCTCTGTCTGGTCCACGATCAGGTAACCGCCGGACTTCAGGTCCACGCGCCGCCCCAGGGCCTTCTCGATCTCGTCCTCCACGCCATAGAGGTCGAACAGGGGACGCTCCGCCACGTAATGGCTCACCTTTTCCGCCACGTTGCGGGTGAATTCCTCGGCGAAGCCCTTCATGCGGGCATAGGTCTCCCGGGAGTCCACCAGGATGCGGTCGGTTTCATCGCTGGAAAAATCCCTCAGCACCCGGTGGGCCAGGTCCAGTTCCTGGTAAATGGCTGCCGGGGCGGCCGTATTCTCGGAACGTGCCTGGATGGCATCCCACAGGGCGTGCAGGTATTCCACGTCGGCCGCCAGTTCGGATTCCTCCGCCATGTTGGCCATGGTGCGAATGATGAACCCCCCTTTGCCGTTCTCAGGCAGTACACGGTTCAGGCGTTCGCGCAGGAGTTCCCGTTCCGCCTCGTCCTCGATCTTCTGGGAAATGCCGATGCGAGTCTCCTGGGGCAGGTACACCAGAAAGCGCCCCGCCATGCTGATCTGGGTGGAAAGCCGTGCTCCCTTGGCGCCGATGGGATCCTTGATGACCTGCACCAGGATGCTCTGGCCTTCGTGCAACACCTTTTCTATGGGACGCGGGCAGTTGTCGCAACGGGCCTCTATGATGTCCCCCACGTGGAGGAACGCCGCCCGGTCCAGGCCGATATCCACGAAGGCCGACTGCATGCCGGGCAACACCCGGGACACCTTTCCCAGGTAGACATTGCCCACCATCCCCCTCTGGGTACTGCGCTCGATGTGCAGTTCCTGGACCGCGCCCAGGTAGATCACCGCCACCCGGGTTTCCTGGGGCGTCACGTTGATGAGAATCTCTTCGCTCATGGCATTCATGGGTAATGGATAGTGGGAAATGGGGAGCCGCTCCCCACTTCCCGCTCCCCACTTCCCTTCAAAAAACCTCGAAACCCACCTCCCGCAGCAACTCTGCGGTCTCGTGAAGGGGCAGGCCCATGACCCCGGAATAACTGCCCGAGAGGTGCTCTATGAAGATGGCCGCGCGACCCTGGATGCCATAGCCGCCCGCCTTGTCGAAGGGCTCGCCGCTGGCCACATAGGCGGCGATCTCCGCCTCGGTCAGGGTCTTGAAAGTGACTTGACTCTCGCTGAGCCCCACCCTGATCCGCCCCTGGTAGGCAACGGCCACGGCGGTCAGCACCGTATGGGTGCGTCCGGCATAGAGGCGCAGCATGGCGACGGCTTCCTCCGCGTCTCCGGGCTTTCCCAGGATACGGCCGTCCAGGGTCACGGTGGTGTCCGCTGCCAGAATGGGCCACGCGGGCAGATGGCGTGCCTGCTGGGCCAGCATCCCCGCCTTCACCTTCATGCGCGCCAGGCGCTGCACGTAATCGATGCCTGGCTCGTCCGCCAGTGGAGTTTCGTCCACGTCTGCACGCTCCGGGCTGGCGCGCAGTGGCAGCACCATGGGGCTCAGGCCCACCTGGCGCAGCAAATCCAGGCGGCGCGGACTTTGGGAGGCGAGGTACAGATTGCGGGACATGACCGGTATTGTCCGACATTTTTCCATCCGCTTTACGTTCACCACCCGACCGCAGGGTGGACTCAATCCCGATGATAGGGATGGTTGTGCAGCAGGCTCATGGCCCGATAGACCTGTTCCGCCACCAGTACCCGGGCCATGGCGTGGGGGAGCGTCAGGCGGGACAGGGCCAGACTGGTTTCCGCGCGCTCCAGCAACCCCGGCGCCAGGCCATCGGCACCACCGATGACCAGCACCGTGTCCTTGCCGGACTCCAGCCAGCGCTCAAGCAGATCCGCCAGTTCCCGGGTGCTGACCTGCCTGCCATGCTCGTCCAGGGCCACCAGGCGGCTGGCCGCCGGCACCTTCTCCAGCAAGCGCGCAGCCTCCGCCTGCTTGATGGCGTCAGCAGACTGGCCTGCGCGCTTCTCCGGCTTCACCGTCACCAAGACCATGCGCGCCTCCCGCGGCAGGCGCTTCAGATACTCCGTGGTGGCGTCCTCCGCCCATGCGGGCATCTTGTCCCCCACCGCCAGCAGGGTGAGTTTCATGGCACCAGGGCCTGCACGGCGGCCGCTTCCCGCTCCGGGGCGAACAAGGGTGCGCGGATGGCGCATTGGCGGGCCAGTAGTTCATAGAATCCGGCATCCGTTTTGGCGCGATGCATCAGCCCTGCCAGGGCACGATCGTCACCCACGGGAAAATAGCCCGCGTAGTCCCGGCCCAGCATGCCCACGTTGCCTGGTACATCCGACGCCAGGACAGACGTGGCAAGCGTGACCGCCTCGCAAATGACATTGGCGCCCCCCTCCATGCGGGAAGGCACCACCAGCAGGTGGCTGCGGGCGATGCGGCGTCGGGTCTGGCCATGGGGACGCCCACCCAGCCACTTCCAGCGAAATTCCAGGCGATCCAGGGCATCTGCTTCCAAATCCAGGCCGGGCTGCAACTCACCCTCCACATGCCAGGCGTGGATGCGGCGGGGTGGGGGCAGATGCCGCAAGGCCAGAACGGCGCGGAAGGGATCCTTCTCGTCCCGCAGGTGGGCCACCACACCCACGCTGAAATGCCGCACCGGCCGGGGCTGGGGCACCAAGGTGGGCGCAGACTGAAAAACCACCACTGTCTTGTGGTGGTAGGCCTGCGGGATTTCTGCCACGCCCTCCTCCTGCAGAACCATCAGCCTATGGGCCAGCTTCAGGGAGAGTTGGGCATCCACGTCGAAACGGATGTCGCGGTACAGGTCCGTTCCGGTGAGCACCAGGATCAGGGGACTGTCCGGATGGGCCCGGGCGAATCTGGCGATGGACGCATGGCTGCGGCGTGCGTGAAGGGCGACCATGGCCTGGACGGGGGAACCATCACATTCCATCGCCGTATCCACGCGATGTCCGTCCCGGCGTAAGAACGCCCTCCACCGCACGGCTGTATGCGCGTTGCCGTTGCGGCCCCGGGGCAAGTAAGGACTGATCAGGGCGATACGCATGACGCGACTATAGTGCATTAAGCAGAAGCGCGATTTCCCTCTTTACAAGGCGATAAACCCTCAATAAAATGCGCGACTCTCGTGTGGGGGTATAGCTCAGCTGGGAGAGCGCTTGCATGGCATGCAAGAGGTCAGCGGTTCGATCCCGCTTACCTCCACCAGGAATCGAGAAAGCACGGAAATCCGGGCTTTCGGCCTCATAAGTCCCTATCGTCTAGAGGCCTAGGACATCGCCCTTTCACGGCGGTAACCGGGGTTCGAATCCCCGTGGGGACGCCAGACAAATCAACGGCTTGCAGCGATGCAAGCCGTTTTCTTTTGTGCCTCCTCCGACTGAGGCTCAGGGTTCCATGGGCCTCTCTCCTGCCAGGGCGCTCCAGCCCCGGACCAGGCGGTACAGCACCCAGATTCCCACAACCAGCATGAGGGCCACGGCCACGGGGATGCCGATGAGGGTGAAGGCCAGGGCCATGGCGATGACCACCCACAGCAGGGCATACCAGAAGGTGCGCAATTGCCAGCGGAAGTGGGACTCCAGATAGGTGCCCCGCACCTCACGCTGGTTGATGTAATTCAGCACCACCGCGATGATGGACGGCCAGCCGCTGAGAAATGCGGTGACGATGAAAGCGGCGCTGACCAGGCCGGTGAGTGCGCTGAAGGCATGGAGGCCGTACATCACATGGGTCATCGTGACCATGCCGTCCCGGGGCATCAGTTGGGCTTGGGGCTTCAATTCGTCCTGCATGGCCTCTTCCTTTCAGTGGGCTACCTGGCTGCCTGGCGGGCATGCTGGGCGGCGCCCCATAGTTCCTCGAGGTTGTAGTGGGCCCGAACGGCGGGGTGCATGACGTGCACCACCAGGCTGCTGGCATCCACCAGCACCCATTCCCCTACCTCGGCGCCTTCCGTGCCGATGATGTCCGCGCCGGCCGCCTTTAGCTTTTCCAGCACATTGTCCGCCAGGGACTTCACCTGGCGGGTGGAATCGCCGCTGGCGATGATCATGCGGTCGAACAGGGAGGTCAGGTGGCTCACGTTGATGACGGTGATGTCCTTGCCCTTGATATCCTCCAGGGCGGCGACGGCGATCTTGACCAGTTGATCGGGAGTGAGGTGTTCAGACATATAAATGGTGCTCGTTGATGTAATCGATGACGGAGTCCGGCAACAGGTAGCGCAGGCTCTTGCCCCGCAGAGCCCGTTCCCGGATCTGGCTGGCTGAGATGTCCAGCTGGGTGATGGCATGTAGATGGATCAGCCCGGCGGTTTTTTCCGACAGTTCGCCAGGCTGTTCACAACGGCGGGTGGCCAGCAGCCTGCGCAGGGGCTCAGGCAAAGCGTCCTCCCATACCGCCGAGGTGAAGCCAGGACGATGGGCCACTGCCAGATGGGCCAGGTCCAGCAGTTCCTCCCAGCGGTGCCAGGTGGTAAGGCCCATGAAGGCATCGCCACCCATGAAAAGGATCAGGGGCGTGCCGCCAGGCAACTCCTTGCGCAGGGCTTTGAGGGTCTCCACGCTGTAGCTGGGGCTGGCCTTTTGTATCTCCCGCTCGTCCAGCACGAAGCGTGGATTTCCCGTCACGGCCCGCCGTGCCATTTCCAGGCGGTGGTGGGCAGCGGCCCGGGGCTGGCGCCGGTGGGGAGGCAGACCCG
This window of the Thiobacillus sp. genome carries:
- a CDS encoding PilT/PilU family type 4a pilus ATPase, with the protein product MNTLENVHEWLRFMVARKASDLFLTAGFPPAIKLNGKVTPISKQTFTPTDTLLLSKALMTERQQKDFDATHECNFAIHVGDVGRFRVNVFMQQTRVGVVLRHINTQIPMLEELHLPMNLRDITMMPRGLVIVTGATGSGKSTTLAAMVGYRNQHSQDHIVSVEDPIEYVHEHGKSIITQREVGMDTESWESALKNTLRQAPDVIMIGEIRDRDTMQYAMTYAETGHLCFSTIHANNANQTLDRILSFFPKERREQLLLDLSLNLRAVISQRLLPRLDGKGRVPAVEIMLNSPLISDLILQGRLDEIKDIMTRSRDLGMQTFDQALFDLFAKGDVKAEDALRNADSFNDLRLKIKLHIKGEKGDAPLSGLDHLGLV
- a CDS encoding type IV pilus twitching motility protein PilT, with amino-acid sequence MEISELLAFSVKNKASDLHLSAGLPPMIRVHGDIRRINVPALSNQEVRAMVYDIMSDAQRKVYEEFLEVDFSFELRDVARFRVNAFNQERGAGAVFRTIPSVVLTLEELEAPRIFKEISENPRGLVIVTGPTGSGKSTTLAAMVDYVNENQFSHILTIEDPIEFVHKSKKCLINQREVGPHTHGFAQALRSALREDPDVILVGEMRDLETIRLALTAAETGHLVFGTLHTSSAAKTIDRVVDVFPAAEKEMVRSMLSESIRAVISQTLLKRKDGSGRVAVHEIMIGTPAIRNLIRENKIAQMYSSIQTGQNLGMQTLDQGLTELVRRNVISAQDARAVAVNKDAFF
- a CDS encoding YggS family pyridoxal phosphate-dependent enzyme, with translation MGAIAAALQACQNRISGACRQAARDASCATLLAVSKTFPATAIREAWDAGQRCFGESYVQEAVGKMDNLADLSIEWHFIGPLQSNKTRPVAERFQWVHGVESLKIARRLSEQRPGHQPPLQACIQVNVSGEASKHGVPPRGALDLARQVAGLQNLRLRGFMAIPEPSPDPAVQHARFRCLADLLAQARGAGLELDTLSMGMSADLETAIAEGSTLVRVGTAIFGTRQYTKDAAT
- a CDS encoding pyrroline-5-carboxylate reductase, whose amino-acid sequence is MKLGFIGGGNMAAAIVGGLLRKGFMASDITVAEPIAGRRAWLIREFGIGVEESAAACLDADVIVLAVKPQQLKEALTVLPTLQARQLVLSVAAGVRAADISRWLKGHAAVARAMPNTPALVGEGATGLFGLPGTSAAQRDWASQVMEAVGMVVWVEEESQIDAVTALSGSGPAYVFYFIEALEQAGIELGLTPQVARQLTLQTFLGAATLAVQDPAAPAELRARVTSKGGTTERGIQALVEGGVHAAILQAARAAAERAREMGDQLGNSQENEGQSQVFLSPSGGGPGASLTWGRT
- a CDS encoding YggT family protein gives rise to the protein MLTDALQFLIRTGLDLLACAFFLRFWMQWARVPVHNPFSQFLMKVTDFAVRPLRRAVPGFFGMDWASLLLLLVTKILAVVAIHWLMSYPFAAAGTKVVPGFLALGLVASLRLGLYVLMGLIVLQAILSWVNPFSPHAPVFYALSRPVLAPFQRLIPPIGGVDLTPLAALIAIQLLLVAPVATLERLARALVW
- a CDS encoding DUF167 domain-containing protein gives rise to the protein MVIPCLRATPQGTEITVHIQPGAAHGEVVGLHGDALKVRIPARAVEGAANAALLKFIAGTLGVPLREVKILRGDKSRRKVLETPLPVDAVAAILTGRL
- a CDS encoding dynamin family protein, which produces MNFGLESGISRYKNRRDRLVKIISDFKDWIESHTEFEPDLLLRIFDLSENLKRDRLMLAFVAEFSRGKTELINALFFSDFKQRLLPSDAGRTTMCPTEIYYEPGTEPYIRLLPIETRFRDDSITALKRLPVEWNTVKLDVTDPNAMTSALRKLAETKVVFKVEARALGLWDENDPNLSYMVKDQDRVEIPAWRYAMINYPHPLLESGLAILDTPGLNAMGAEPELTLSAIPNAHALLFLLATDTGVTQSDYEIWNKLVSKHAGQHYAVLNKIDMLWDDLKSPEDIGRTIQRQIESTATQLNISPSSVLAISAQKALVGKVRGDDDLLKRSGIQALEVLLAREIIPSREKIMRESVIREMGPLINEARETAYHRLMTAHQSLQDLQALSGKNQQIIGQLREKMLADKQNYDVTMRNFNVTRKIIGEQGQELLTHLEEQRLEKIIEESMLTISGSWTTASLIKGMQTLIQRMGAEFDFANKQCAAITQLLNTAYHRFHEVHGLEEAVPPLLKLNRYRARLDELMVSTEEFCADPLNIMLEKRFMIKKFYIALVAQARLVFQQVQIETETWLRLTLDPIVARIHEHKSQLERRLENLNKVHANLGSLQERSALVNNEIIKLRHQLESIEAIVKEFSILTGLPVRPLEQLGTPAPVKAA
- the rng gene encoding ribonuclease G, with protein sequence MSEEILINVTPQETRVAVIYLGAVQELHIERSTQRGMVGNVYLGKVSRVLPGMQSAFVDIGLDRAAFLHVGDIIEARCDNCPRPIEKVLHEGQSILVQVIKDPIGAKGARLSTQISMAGRFLVYLPQETRIGISQKIEDEAERELLRERLNRVLPENGKGGFIIRTMANMAEESELAADVEYLHALWDAIQARSENTAAPAAIYQELDLAHRVLRDFSSDETDRILVDSRETYARMKGFAEEFTRNVAEKVSHYVAERPLFDLYGVEDEIEKALGRRVDLKSGGYLIVDQTEALTTIDVNTGGFVSGRSFDETIFKTNLEAAQAIARQLRLRNLGGIIILDFIDMDSAEHKEAVLGELTKALARDRTRMTINGFTSLGLVEMTRKRTRESLSHVLCEACPTCQGRGQIKTAQTTCYEILRGLIREARQFNAKEYRILASQAVIDLFLDEESQSLAQLSDFIGKPISLQVESLFTQEQYDIILL
- the maf gene encoding septum formation inhibitor Maf, with the translated sequence MSRNLYLASQSPRRLDLLRQVGLSPMVLPLRASPERADVDETPLADEPGIDYVQRLARMKVKAGMLAQQARHLPAWPILAADTTVTLDGRILGKPGDAEEAVAMLRLYAGRTHTVLTAVAVAYQGRIRVGLSESQVTFKTLTEAEIAAYVASGEPFDKAGGYGIQGRAAIFIEHLSGSYSGVMGLPLHETAELLREVGFEVF
- the rlmH gene encoding 23S rRNA (pseudouridine(1915)-N(3))-methyltransferase RlmH, with product MKLTLLAVGDKMPAWAEDATTEYLKRLPREARMVLVTVKPEKRAGQSADAIKQAEAARLLEKVPAASRLVALDEHGRQVSTRELADLLERWLESGKDTVLVIGGADGLAPGLLERAETSLALSRLTLPHAMARVLVAEQVYRAMSLLHNHPYHRD
- a CDS encoding TIGR04348 family glycosyltransferase, whose protein sequence is MRIALISPYLPRGRNGNAHTAVRWRAFLRRDGHRVDTAMECDGSPVQAMVALHARRSHASIARFARAHPDSPLILVLTGTDLYRDIRFDVDAQLSLKLAHRLMVLQEEGVAEIPQAYHHKTVVVFQSAPTLVPQPRPVRHFSVGVVAHLRDEKDPFRAVLALRHLPPPRRIHAWHVEGELQPGLDLEADALDRLEFRWKWLGGRPHGQTRRRIARSHLLVVPSRMEGGANVICEAVTLATSVLASDVPGNVGMLGRDYAGYFPVGDDRALAGLMHRAKTDAGFYELLARQCAIRAPLFAPEREAAAVQALVP
- the rsfS gene encoding ribosome silencing factor codes for the protein MSEHLTPDQLVKIAVAALEDIKGKDITVINVSHLTSLFDRMIIASGDSTRQVKSLADNVLEKLKAAGADIIGTEGAEVGEWVLVDASSLVVHVMHPAVRAHYNLEELWGAAQHARQAAR